In the genome of Aedes aegypti strain LVP_AGWG chromosome 2, AaegL5.0 Primary Assembly, whole genome shotgun sequence, the window ttataacagtggaatactaaagattttgggaagcttttcactatagatcgaaagtcaatttccttgactagcgtttcatacaaaaaacgcaacagaggaggttaatgtgactcagttattaatgaaagagaaagtaaacaaagagagcctctcaatgttagataggtcctttagtaatgttccgcgagaaatccCCCCTTTTTTGAGAACGGTTGAGCAACTCCATTTCATGGCATTTAGCTTTTCCAGACAGCGCTGTTAGTCCTGGAGCAAGtggaactgttttttttttcgcgtcagtctgtatcgttccacttTCCAGCCTACATTCCATTCTTCCACTCCAAAATCTCATGTCACTTTTCGTCCTCCAGTTCCACGTATCTGGCAATGCTTTCAGCAGCGTTATTAATTACTTTGACTGTCCTCTAGCAGTTGTCAAGAGATTTTACAAATTGAACTTTCCATCCgccggtctgaactcctcctcgtCCTAGCCAACCTGAGAGCTTAAATATCCTATTACGATTTTGACATTGTTCCTTGGGCAGTCGTACTGTCGTTCGAGCTACTGCAGTGCCACAATTTCGAAATCGTGGACCTCCAATGGCAGTTCGATTTGCAGGTCCATGTACCGGCCTTCTAATCGCTAGttcatttccgtcgctgtggtctttgtcAATTGTTCCAGTCCGTCTTATTGACTTTTCAGTGCTGATGCATTTTTACTGTTAGTTTGCAGGACTTGACATCAATAATCTTGCTGAGAACATTCAGCAATACCATCAAACTTACTCTGTATGAGCAGGTGtgctaaaaatataacaaaattatcagCTAGTTCAAAATCGTTTAGGTGATGGAtgttaatattttgtttgagcGCAATCGATCGTAATCTCACTTACCTAACAGAACATTACCCCGGGCTAATAAAATTTGGGGTAATGGTATATTCGGGGCTATGGAATTCGGGATCATGGCATTCAGGTTGATGGTGGGTTCATGGACATCGGCGGATTCACCTTTGCTCCACTAAGGCGACGTGAAATATTATAGAGGTGGTGGGTCACCGGTTGCTACTGCTTTCTCTCCAACAACGGCTAGATAATCCACTCACATTTGATTTCCGTTTATCTAAGTGTTCTTCATGGTGTTTTTGGTGCTGTATTGCTGATGCGTTAAGACTTTACCTCAGCAAGATTTTGCTCGCTGTACCACATCTTCAGCATTCCTAAGCCTTCCAGGTGTCATTAGTAACCCACTGTGTTTTTCTGTATGCGCAAACTACCAGGTAGCGACGAAGACGACCGCTGTTAAGGTCCATCAATTCTCAACGATGCCCCTTTTTGGGAATACGCTCTTCGATGAATGATTTCTTTGATGACTTGTTCGTAAAAAGATGTATATCGCTGTCAAGAAAATGAAGATCGAATGCGACGTAGACACTGCGTTTGTTCTACACATCAAGAAGCTGTTTTAAACCCAACATTCAAGCACCGAAAGGTCAATGTTTCTTTAAcatcctttttttattttatattgttCAGCACGCTACTACGCAGATAAAAGTTATTGTTTACAGTCCCAAACTAACGCGCGCCAACGTGCTCATCTCGGCAGGAGCTCAGTTGATATCCGTGCAGCTATATAGTAAGACCATGCTGAAAGGCGTTTGGTTAATAATTCTGCCCAAtccaagaaattttcaaaatttcttggacAAATAGTATATTTGACTTACTGTATGCTTTGCCTTAATAATGCTTTCAGTGTGAAGCTGTTGAAGTGGTGATGGATCTCTGAACAGAGCAACAGAAATTCCATATCAATGTTTCCCACTCAtcgaaactaagaaaaactagCTAAGAAGAAGAACGTCTGTGAAACTAAAATAATTTGCTTTAAGACTGGTTCATCAATTCAAAATCTAACGATACATTCAAAGATTcgtaaaaatgcaaaaatcaatttttacagtattgAGACTTTTATCACCTGGAAGGCATAAAGGTTTTGTCCCTGGAAATCGATAACATTCGAGCTAATAACATCCTCAACCTAATCGAGACTCGAACCCGGTTGGCTTCGAGATGTTCCCAACTAAGCGTTTCCCAACTGAGCTGGAAAAAGCCTAGCAAAAACTCGTCAATAAGTTAATCTCATCTTGACGATTCAAAACAAGGAAATTTCCGTAAAACGCACCAAAATATTCGTCCTTCGGgagcttcaaaaacatgaatgCTACGTGCGTTTTGAAACGTGAGTAAGGCTAGCACGTAGAAGCATTTTTGAACCTTCCAGTGTTGAAGCCAACAAGACTTGGCGAGAATTTTTGActcattgattttatttttgacaagAACACTCAATAAGATCGTCCTCTAAATTGTTAAATGCAACGGTAAAGCCAATGTATTATTCATCACTTGCATATATTAAAAATTCTGGAGTGATCTCTCTGGCAAGTGAAGACACCACTTGAAATAGATCTTATCTCCGCTTCTTGCACTACAACTGATAATTCGCTCAGCTGTGATCCGCAAATAGATATAAATTGGACCCCGACGCCGATCGTCGAGTTCAGTGAAGCATAATCCAAGTTTCTCAGGATGTTTAAGTTCGTTCTGGTTGCTGCCCTTGTGCCAGCCTTGGCCCTGGCCAACGTGAATTTCCGTGCCTGTAAGTTCATTTCAGTTTATTGTTGAAagctacacactaagctcttcaCGGAGAATTGCATCGTTAGCCCAACGGATCAACGGTTTcgtatttgaaaatgttaacaTAACGATGATTTTTCACCGTAGTTTGTACTTTGAGTTTAGTGTGTATGACTATAGTTTTGAATTTCGGAACTAGTTGATTTTTTGCAGGCCCAAACAGAGCGCCGACGCCAACCAGCCTAAAAGTGAATGATTGCTACGGAGACAACTGCGTCCTGGTAGCCCGGAAGCCTCTGAGAGCTCAGGCCATCGGAATTGTCAGCCGTTACAACAGCAATACGGCCACCATAAAGATTATTGCCCGTTTTCTCGGTAAAGACGTCGGTTACAGAGTGCGTCCGGAGTTGACCAATGCCTGCAAGGGAGTCGTAGGCGGATGTCCGATTGTCGCCGGGAGAacgtacaattttgtttttgttgatgaAGTGTTGGAAGTTCCGGCGGTCAATATTCCGGTTGAAATCGAAGTCAGTGTGAGCGGTGATAGAGGCGTGGTTTTGGGCTGTGTTCGCTTCGATGCTTGGATAGCAAGGAGATGATGAGCACTAGACAATGTTTGGTGTATAAAATCgctcaaaaatatgaatttcaataaatgtagATTAAATAAAGCTAACATTTCTACAAGTTACCAATGGGACATTATTTGACatgatatttttgttgaaaatctttGAATCCACAGTTGACGTTGCTATTCTGTTTCCCAGAAGGAAcccgatgcagacaaatggctaGTTTCTTCTGGCCCTCTTGATGAGTTTGGCATTGACACCATctttacctaccttgataccttgatggctacagcataGTGTCACGCCATTGTCGgacgtattgtagagctccatctttgtcagtcttgggcgatacttctccGGTTGCTCTGAACATTCAAGGTAGCCCGGTcctcttccttagccgagtggttagagtccacggctacaaagcaaagccattctaaaggtgtctgggttcgattcccggtcggtccaggatcttttcgtaatggaaatttccttgacttccctgggtatggAGTATaaccgtacctgccacacgatatacgaatgtgaaaatggcaactttggcaaagaaagctctcaattaataactgtggaagtgctcataagaacactaaactgagtagcaggctctgttccagtgaggacgtaaatgccaagaagaagaataaaaagaggtcctcttccactgcgtacagccagcgtattcgtcgTCTTCCACGAAGCCGCCCAACTCTACCTGATTCCCTGCTGagtattatttttgcaattctttcttccgacattcgcactaagtgaccagcccactgaagtctgccgtatttaactcacttaataatattcgcatctatATAAACTTGACTTAACTCGAGGATGtactttgtttccgtttgcaagttgcgggatctaagctggttacgtagtttGTAAAAGGCCATATTCGTAGCCACAACACGTCtgttcacttcgcgggaaacctCGTGGTCACAAGTTTTCCAAGGCGAATAAATTCACATCCTCACCATACACTACTTCAGCATCAACACCACTAGGCATATCTTTATCCCTATATGCAGTATATGCTCGTTTTGGTAGGCTTATCTACGCTGTTTCCCTCTTCAAAGGCACGAATACCTCCTGCACTAAGCTGCTATTgattccaataaggtcgatatcgtccgcaaaactaAGGAGCATGTGTGACCGTGTGATGATAGTGCCGTtactctgcacgccagatctcctaatagcactctcgagtgcaatgttgaacagtgcgAAATTGACAAATGATTGGTCTGTAAATTATACTCCCGGACTTTATTTAAAATCATTCGCACGGTAAAGAACCGGTCCGTTGTCGAGTGGTCCTCTCGAAAACCTAGTATTCGCTGACGAAGGACTCCTCTAGCAGTCTCAGTCTATCAAACAGGGTGAGTGACACTATTTTGTAAGTCGAATTCAGCAGGATAGAGCATCTGTCATTGGCGTACTCCAttccttttttttgtaaatttaactATGAGGCCATCAAACCAACCGGTAGGCATTTCTTCGTCTTCCCATTCCATAGAAGTACTCAGAGGATCAATTGGTAAAGCTACTCTCTTCCGTGCTTAAGAAGCTCAACCGGggtctcgtccttcccagcaatcttacagttcttcagcttgATGTGCTGTAAGAATTTTTATCCTCTCCTATGGCCGATAGCTCCATAGCTTGACTTTGTCTCTCGCTACATAACATCGACATTTTTGCCAAGAACTCTTGAAAgagctccttccacctggcagtcaTCGCCGTTTCATAGTTCAgtaaattcccttctcgatcattgcacatggtgcGTACTGGTACGGTAAAATCTCGCATATCACTCGGATCATGTTattttgagcttcagctaccacactttcttcttGCTACCTTTTCTTTGTatggtggattcgcttttctcaGCTTTCGCTGCCTTGTTCTATTCGGTACCGTCCACGaacatacggcttctggcaacattcttcacGTCTGTCACTCTCCGGCACACTTCATCGAAACAGTCGTTTCGCCGTCGTCATTGACCAATGCCAATCACATCTCACACCATtacactatgggccagggacgcaatctgacgggacaaaattaataactcggtaacgaagcgtctCCAGTATTTggtgtattcggcaaagttttttgtaacaacgaggaccatctactgacataaacggatagttcgtaaatcgtccgcataggtggcgccacaatctaactttttactttgacgttctagaggcttggcatgttcggcaaagttgttcattttgataaaataaacaactctcttcaaaacgtcaaaattccacaacctactgttttcgagttattggcgaaataagagaaaattagtgaaaaaacgatttttttcaccgaatttgacatttttcctaaaaaccatgtcatataatattttttgctgataaatatacaacgaacgcaagctctggtggaaaaaaaaaaaataatacgacgcataaaacctaaaaaatatgaaaaaacttgaaaaatagagcaatttttaaactttaatatctccaaaagcgcaaaaaatcgcaagctcacattttcaggcaacatagagcaatacttgatgaaacggatgtcaaaactccagagaggtatattttggtgtttttgagatttttttattttatttttttttacggtttcctttccattacgcgattaatattgtcatggcaaatatttaagtgtatgtttaaattatcggaaaaatatattttattatttcatgaaattattatatctgcACACAGTACAAGCTAGCCTTGGATTTCATCTCGAATTCGTTGTCACAGTCTTccggaagctcaaattttaagcaaatccggtgataaaacacatatttaaggttaaacaacctaacagttctcaaaattgaaggaatctccaaattgatacctttgatctgTATCCTCTGTTTCGAAACTTCCAAGAATCAACGCTATTTCCGC includes:
- the LOC5571670 gene encoding mite group 2 allergen Gly d 2.02 → MFKFVLVAALVPALALANVNFRACPNRAPTPTSLKVNDCYGDNCVLVARKPLRAQAIGIVSRYNSNTATIKIIARFLGKDVGYRVRPELTNACKGVVGGCPIVAGRTYNFVFVDEVLEVPAVNIPVEIEVSVSGDRGVVLGCVRFDAWIARR